One segment of Deinococcus sp. Leaf326 DNA contains the following:
- a CDS encoding ABC transporter permease — protein MSYHFRQALLAMRANLTATFSTLTTMTITLLVLGAVLLLTLNVNRTLSQLESQVEVAAYLTAEADGEALLARVQSYSQVRTATLVSPEQVLGEMTRDYPYAREAAALAGNPFPETLRMRVARVEDSRRVADAVSALPGVEDVEYGAGYVDPAVRTLTAVRAAGYALVALLLLGTLFNILNAVRVAMYARRNEIGVMRLLGATPAFIRMPHLIEGVLVGLLAAVISAGLLGLTYIQLAGRVAQFVPVFPVITDWQTIAPVLGGVAALGLIIGLVGSLFATGRYLRELE, from the coding sequence GTGAGTTATCACTTCCGGCAGGCGCTGCTCGCCATGCGCGCCAACCTCACGGCGACCTTCTCGACCCTCACCACCATGACCATCACGCTGCTCGTGCTGGGGGCGGTGCTGCTGCTCACGCTGAACGTCAACCGCACCCTCTCGCAGCTTGAGTCGCAGGTCGAGGTGGCCGCCTACCTGACCGCGGAGGCCGACGGCGAGGCATTGCTGGCGCGGGTGCAGAGCTATTCGCAGGTGCGCACGGCCACGCTGGTCAGCCCCGAACAGGTGCTGGGCGAGATGACGCGCGACTATCCCTACGCCCGCGAGGCGGCGGCCCTGGCCGGCAACCCCTTTCCCGAGACCCTGCGGATGCGGGTGGCGCGGGTCGAGGACTCCCGCCGGGTCGCCGACGCGGTCTCGGCTCTGCCCGGCGTCGAGGACGTCGAGTACGGCGCCGGCTACGTGGACCCGGCCGTGCGGACCCTGACGGCCGTGCGCGCCGCCGGTTACGCGCTCGTGGCGCTGCTGTTGCTGGGCACCCTGTTCAACATCCTCAACGCGGTGCGGGTCGCCATGTACGCCCGGCGCAACGAGATCGGCGTGATGCGCCTGCTGGGCGCCACTCCCGCCTTTATCCGGATGCCGCACCTCATCGAGGGGGTGCTCGTGGGGCTGCTGGCCGCCGTCATCTCGGCTGGGCTGCTGGGGCTGACCTATATCCAGCTCGCGGGCCGGGTAGCCCAGTTCGTGCCGGTCTTTCCGGTCATCACCGACTGGCAGACCATCGCGCCGGTTCTGGGCGGCGTAGCGGCGTTGGGATTGATCATCGGACTGGTGGGCAGCCTGTTCGCCACCGGCCGCTATCTGCGGGAGCTGGAGTGA
- the ftsE gene encoding cell division ATP-binding protein FtsE, translated as MIDFRGVTLEYPVTRTLALDNLSLHVTKGEFVYLVGHSGAGKSSFMNLVLKRALPTRGEVRVAGEPLSRYRGRRTPLLRRRMGTVFQDNLLLHHLSAYDNVAFALRVTGVPAREWPARVSGALRTVGLEHKKHALPMQLSLGEQQRVAIARAIVSDPPLLLADEPTGNLDPDNSREVLKVLQNVNLRGTTVVVATHARDLVETFRHRTLTLRKGKLVRDDALGGYAL; from the coding sequence ATGATCGATTTCCGGGGCGTCACGCTCGAATATCCGGTGACGCGCACGCTGGCGCTCGACAACCTCAGTCTGCACGTCACCAAGGGTGAGTTCGTGTACCTGGTGGGCCACTCGGGCGCGGGCAAGAGCAGCTTCATGAATCTCGTGCTCAAGCGGGCGTTGCCCACGCGCGGCGAGGTCCGCGTCGCCGGCGAGCCGCTCTCACGCTACCGGGGCCGCCGCACACCGCTCCTGCGCCGCCGCATGGGGACCGTGTTCCAGGACAACCTGCTGCTGCACCACCTCAGCGCCTACGACAACGTAGCCTTTGCCCTGCGTGTGACCGGCGTGCCTGCCCGCGAGTGGCCGGCGCGCGTCTCGGGAGCATTGCGCACGGTGGGCCTGGAGCACAAGAAACACGCCCTGCCCATGCAGCTCTCGCTGGGCGAGCAGCAGCGGGTGGCTATCGCGCGGGCCATCGTCTCGGACCCGCCGCTGCTGCTCGCCGACGAGCCGACCGGTAACCTCGACCCCGACAACAGCCGCGAGGTCCTGAAGGTGCTGCAGAACGTCAACCTGCGCGGCACGACGGTCGTGGTGGCGACCCACGCCCGCGACCTCGTCGAGACCTTCCGGCACCGTACCCTGACGCTGCGCAAGGGCAAACTGGTCCGCGACGACGCCCTGGGGGGCTACGCGCTGTGA
- a CDS encoding S41 family peptidase, protein MNRNRLFVVAGTLALTAAVAYAQMGGYTAQNLGNSSEGKTLLTVLNDLNKYYLYPVDQDKLLRGAINGAIGSLNDEFTYYTEPSSNEIDAENLSGSFGGIGVTLVGVNGDGTGGKVDNVYKGNAASKSGVQIGDVFVKIGDKDVTGAKLDDIVKLVRGPVGSAVDVTFARQGKPFTVKLTRDKVSIVSVEKTVLPGKIGYIALNTFYNEQASAQFRAAVADMKKQGVQKLILDLRDNGGGLLSAGVDVADQFLQSGPIVSLREREGKPQVYGQARNQASDYTGKLVVLVNKNSASASEVVSGALQDAGRATIIGEQTFGKGVAQIPVTLPDGGKVAIVNSAWLTPKGREIHKKGITPDVVVTDTRYTLPLNFTGGGATPGSKLTITVAGKPVTVTADKDGKFTYTAEVKRPERSSTQGEAVVDTQGDAILKRGIQALQ, encoded by the coding sequence GTGAACCGCAACCGTCTGTTCGTCGTGGCCGGAACCCTGGCCCTGACCGCCGCTGTCGCCTACGCACAGATGGGCGGCTACACCGCGCAGAATCTGGGCAACTCCTCCGAGGGCAAGACCCTCCTGACTGTCTTGAACGACCTGAACAAGTACTACCTGTACCCGGTGGACCAGGACAAGCTGCTGCGCGGCGCGATCAATGGCGCCATCGGCAGCCTGAACGACGAGTTCACCTACTACACCGAGCCGTCGAGCAACGAGATCGACGCCGAGAACCTCAGCGGCTCCTTCGGCGGGATCGGCGTGACGCTCGTCGGGGTCAACGGCGACGGCACGGGCGGCAAGGTGGACAACGTCTACAAGGGCAACGCAGCCTCGAAAAGCGGCGTGCAGATCGGTGATGTGTTCGTCAAGATCGGCGACAAGGACGTGACGGGCGCCAAGCTCGACGACATCGTGAAACTCGTGCGCGGCCCGGTCGGCTCGGCCGTGGACGTGACCTTTGCGCGCCAGGGCAAGCCCTTCACGGTCAAGCTCACGCGCGACAAGGTGAGCATCGTCAGCGTCGAGAAGACGGTGCTGCCGGGCAAGATCGGGTACATCGCCCTTAACACCTTCTACAACGAGCAGGCCAGCGCCCAGTTCCGTGCGGCGGTCGCCGACATGAAGAAGCAGGGCGTGCAGAAGCTCATTCTGGACCTGCGCGACAACGGCGGCGGCCTGCTGAGCGCCGGGGTGGACGTGGCCGACCAGTTCCTGCAGAGCGGCCCCATCGTGAGCCTGCGCGAGCGCGAAGGCAAACCGCAGGTCTACGGTCAGGCCCGCAACCAGGCCAGCGACTACACCGGCAAGCTGGTCGTGCTTGTCAACAAGAACAGCGCCAGCGCCAGCGAGGTCGTCTCGGGCGCCCTACAGGACGCCGGGCGCGCGACCATCATCGGCGAGCAGACCTTTGGCAAGGGCGTTGCCCAGATTCCGGTGACGTTGCCGGACGGCGGCAAGGTCGCCATCGTGAACAGCGCGTGGCTGACCCCCAAGGGCCGCGAGATCCACAAGAAGGGCATCACGCCCGACGTGGTGGTCACCGACACGCGCTACACCCTGCCCCTGAACTTCACGGGCGGCGGCGCGACCCCCGGAAGCAAGCTGACGATCACGGTGGCGGGCAAACCGGTGACGGTCACGGCCGACAAGGACGGCAAGTTCACCTACACGGCCGAGGTCAAGCGCCCCGAGCGCAGCTCGACCCAGGGCGAGGCCGTCGTGGATACGCAGGGCGACGCGATCCTCAAGCGCGGGATTCAGGCGCTGCAGTAA
- a CDS encoding C39 family peptidase gives MRLPRFLYSAAALLALLGPAASAAAPAPTGYTLQGVPLIRQTYNACGPASITQVLGYFGLRVALADVSRLTRPTERSYMTAQAIVDFAPQVGMEARLYSGGSLATVRAAIRQGLPLIALQSHIPRAGTVIAHWRVVVGYDDASAQVELMDPLLGHVAMGYADFARVWADHRGQFAVLYPPHLRVRVGATVG, from the coding sequence GTGCGCCTTCCGCGTTTCCTATACTCTGCCGCCGCGTTGCTGGCCCTGCTGGGACCGGCCGCCTCTGCGGCGGCTCCGGCCCCCACCGGTTACACCCTTCAGGGCGTGCCGCTCATCCGCCAGACCTACAACGCCTGCGGCCCGGCCAGCATCACGCAGGTGCTGGGCTACTTCGGGTTGAGGGTCGCGCTCGCCGATGTGAGCCGCCTGACCCGCCCCACCGAGCGCTCGTACATGACAGCCCAGGCCATCGTGGACTTCGCGCCGCAGGTCGGCATGGAGGCGCGGCTGTACTCGGGCGGCTCGCTCGCCACTGTGCGCGCGGCCATCCGCCAGGGTCTGCCCCTGATCGCCCTGCAGTCGCACATTCCGCGTGCGGGCACCGTCATCGCCCACTGGCGCGTGGTCGTGGGCTACGATGACGCCTCGGCCCAAGTCGAACTCATGGACCCGCTGCTGGGCCACGTGGCGATGGGCTACGCCGACTTCGCCCGTGTCTGGGCCGACCACAGGGGGCAGTTCGCGGTGCTGTACCCCCCGCACCTGCGGGTGCGGGTGGGGGCGACGGTGGGGTAA
- a CDS encoding peptide chain release factor 3: MTAPAAQLETEIARRRTFAIISHPDAGKTTITEKLLLYGGAIQEAGSVTAKEGRSHTKSDWMSIEQQRGISISSSALTFEYAGRHVNLLDTPGHQDFSEDTYRTLTAADSALMVLDAARGVQTQTEKLFAVCRNREIPILTFVNKMDRPALDPFELIAQVEETLKITVVPLTWPIGDGPDFKGVYDLQTGQVLAFERTSGGKHRAPMQTAGLDDPRLLDLVGHDLAAKLREDVELIQGAMPEFEAEAFRAGELTPVFFGSAMNNFGIEHFLSNFVELAPPPGAVETNQGERDPEAPFAGFIFKLQANMSRAHRDRTAYMRVMSGHFERGMDVTHTRTGRKLRLSQAHTLFAQDREKVEEAYPGDIVGLVNPGVFQIGDVVSVDGKVLLPSFPRFTPETFATLALKDVGKRKAFMKGLTQLAEEGVVQVFYPTDGARDPYLGAVGPLQFEVFQARLSEEYGVEVEMNVTSYALVRWLAGDPSNVARFARHVEDDQGRPVMLFRSKYDLEYTAEQHPEIEFLPLPRDLTRV; this comes from the coding sequence ATGACTGCACCTGCCGCCCAACTCGAAACCGAGATTGCCCGCCGCCGCACCTTCGCCATCATCTCGCACCCGGACGCCGGGAAGACCACGATCACCGAAAAGCTGCTGTTGTACGGAGGCGCCATTCAGGAGGCGGGCAGCGTGACGGCCAAGGAAGGCCGCAGCCACACCAAGTCCGACTGGATGAGCATCGAGCAGCAGCGCGGAATTTCCATCTCCAGCTCGGCGCTGACCTTCGAATACGCCGGGAGACACGTCAACCTCCTGGACACGCCGGGCCACCAGGATTTCAGCGAGGACACCTACCGCACCCTGACGGCCGCCGACTCCGCGCTGATGGTCCTCGACGCGGCGCGCGGCGTGCAGACCCAGACCGAGAAACTGTTTGCGGTGTGCCGCAACCGCGAAATCCCCATCCTCACCTTCGTCAACAAGATGGACCGCCCTGCCCTGGACCCCTTCGAACTCATCGCGCAGGTCGAGGAGACCCTGAAGATCACGGTGGTGCCGCTGACCTGGCCCATCGGCGACGGCCCCGACTTCAAGGGCGTGTACGACCTTCAGACCGGGCAGGTCCTGGCCTTCGAGCGCACCTCGGGGGGCAAGCACCGCGCGCCCATGCAGACCGCCGGCCTGGACGATCCCCGCTTGCTCGATCTCGTCGGACACGACCTCGCCGCCAAGCTGCGCGAGGACGTGGAACTCATCCAGGGGGCCATGCCCGAGTTCGAGGCTGAGGCATTCCGGGCCGGCGAACTGACCCCGGTGTTCTTCGGGTCGGCCATGAACAACTTCGGGATCGAGCACTTCCTGAGCAACTTCGTCGAACTCGCGCCGCCCCCCGGCGCGGTCGAGACGAACCAGGGCGAGCGCGACCCCGAGGCGCCGTTTGCCGGTTTCATCTTCAAACTCCAGGCCAACATGAGCCGTGCGCACCGCGACCGCACCGCCTACATGCGCGTCATGTCGGGGCACTTCGAGCGCGGCATGGACGTGACCCACACCCGCACCGGGCGCAAGCTGCGGCTCTCGCAGGCGCACACCCTGTTCGCCCAGGACCGCGAGAAGGTCGAGGAAGCCTACCCCGGCGATATCGTGGGCCTCGTGAACCCCGGTGTCTTTCAGATCGGGGACGTGGTCAGTGTGGACGGCAAGGTGCTGCTGCCCAGCTTCCCGCGCTTCACGCCCGAGACCTTCGCTACGCTGGCCCTCAAGGACGTGGGCAAGCGCAAGGCGTTCATGAAGGGCCTGACCCAGCTCGCCGAGGAAGGCGTGGTGCAGGTCTTCTACCCGACCGACGGCGCGCGCGACCCCTACCTGGGCGCGGTCGGGCCGCTGCAGTTCGAGGTCTTCCAGGCGCGGCTCTCCGAGGAGTACGGCGTGGAGGTCGAGATGAACGTCACGAGCTACGCGCTCGTGCGCTGGCTGGCGGGGGACCCCAGCAACGTTGCCCGTTTCGCCCGCCACGTCGAGGACGACCAGGGCCGCCCGGTCATGCTGTTCCGCAGCAAGTACGACCTCGAATACACCGCCGAGCAGCACCCCGAAATCGAGTTCCTGCCGCTGCCCCGCGACCTCACGCGGGTCTGA
- a CDS encoding histone deacetylase encodes MTLPDLPRAWTAYRRAAYLTGPSPRRQFLPREVLRELLSRVEDRLPLLDAPDLPWALAERVHDAGYLRRWRAGEVTRAEERAMGFAWTPGVVARGLGSSGATLAATRDALAGGLGLNLGGGTHHAYAGHAEGFSFLNDVAISARWLLDGHRASRILVLDLDVHQGNGTASLFAGEGRVLTVSVHAAHNYPFDKETSGLDVGLPDGTGDAEYLAALDTRVAPVVAAFRPDFVYYLAGADVLAGDQLGRLALSLDGMRRRDERVFRWAARARLPLVMVTAGGYHRDPMQLVQARLGTFGAALEAYAR; translated from the coding sequence ATGACCCTCCCCGACCTGCCCCGAGCCTGGACCGCCTACCGCCGCGCGGCCTACCTGACCGGGCCGTCGCCCCGCCGACAATTTCTGCCGCGCGAGGTGCTGCGGGAGCTGCTGAGCCGGGTCGAGGACCGCCTGCCTCTTCTCGACGCCCCCGACCTGCCCTGGGCGCTGGCCGAGCGGGTTCACGACGCCGGATACCTGCGCCGCTGGCGGGCGGGGGAGGTGACGCGGGCCGAGGAGCGGGCGATGGGCTTCGCGTGGACACCGGGCGTCGTGGCGCGCGGCCTGGGCAGCAGCGGCGCGACCCTGGCCGCCACCCGTGACGCGCTGGCGGGCGGTCTGGGCCTGAATCTCGGCGGCGGCACCCACCACGCCTACGCGGGGCACGCTGAGGGCTTTTCCTTCTTGAACGACGTGGCGATCTCGGCGCGCTGGTTGCTGGACGGCCACCGGGCGAGCCGCATCCTGGTTCTCGACCTGGACGTGCACCAGGGCAACGGCACGGCGAGTCTCTTCGCGGGCGAAGGCCGCGTGCTGACCGTCAGCGTCCACGCGGCCCATAACTACCCGTTCGACAAGGAAACCAGCGGCCTGGACGTGGGGCTGCCCGACGGTACCGGGGACGCCGAGTATCTCGCCGCGCTGGACACCCGGGTCGCCCCGGTGGTGGCTGCCTTCCGGCCCGACTTCGTGTACTACCTCGCAGGGGCGGACGTGCTGGCAGGCGACCAGCTCGGGCGGCTGGCCCTGAGCCTGGACGGAATGCGCCGGCGCGACGAGCGGGTGTTTCGCTGGGCGGCGCGCGCCCGACTTCCCCTCGTGATGGTGACGGCCGGAGGCTACCACCGCGATCCTATGCAGCTCGTGCAGGCGCGACTGGGCACGTTCGGGGCGGCGCTGGAGGCCTACGCCCGGTAG
- a CDS encoding nitronate monooxygenase family protein, with amino-acid sequence MNAPAPAAQALGGLTRRLGLTRPVVLAPMAGGIGTPELVAAVSEAGGLGSLGAAYLTPEQIAAAVAEVRARTARPFAVNLFAPGSELPVAPTAAQIAAAAAELAPFHAGLGLPPPALPARVAEDFGAQFAAVLEARPAVFSFAFGRLDAGHLTALRGRGILSIGTATGLAEARQLAQDGVDAVTVQGGAAGGHRGGWGSGRDDELAGTLDLTRRVAATLEVPVIVAGGLMTRADVQAALDAGASLAQCGTAFLRAAEAGTSAPYRAALAAGTAPTGLTLSFSGRPARGLVNALGEAVHSPLPYPYQNALTRELRAAGAHAGQADVLSLWAGEGYRLGREDSAAGILDTLWPR; translated from the coding sequence ATGAACGCCCCTGCCCCAGCTGCACAGGCCCTAGGCGGCCTGACGCGCCGCCTGGGCCTCACGCGCCCGGTGGTCCTCGCGCCGATGGCCGGGGGGATCGGCACGCCCGAGCTCGTCGCGGCCGTTTCGGAGGCGGGCGGACTGGGAAGCCTGGGCGCGGCGTATCTGACGCCCGAGCAGATTGCGGCGGCGGTAGCCGAAGTGCGCGCACGCACCGCACGGCCCTTCGCCGTGAACCTCTTCGCGCCGGGGTCGGAGCTGCCGGTCGCCCCCACCGCGGCCCAGATCGCGGCCGCGGCCGCCGAACTCGCCCCCTTTCACGCGGGGCTGGGGCTGCCCCCTCCGGCGCTGCCCGCCCGGGTCGCCGAGGACTTCGGAGCCCAGTTCGCGGCGGTGTTGGAGGCCCGGCCCGCCGTCTTTTCGTTCGCCTTCGGGCGGCTGGACGCCGGGCACCTCACGGCCCTGCGCGGCCGAGGGATTCTGAGTATCGGCACGGCGACCGGGCTGGCTGAGGCGCGGCAACTGGCTCAGGACGGTGTGGACGCCGTGACGGTGCAGGGCGGGGCGGCCGGCGGGCACCGGGGCGGCTGGGGAAGCGGGAGAGACGACGAACTGGCCGGGACCCTGGACCTGACGCGGCGCGTGGCGGCCACCCTGGAGGTGCCCGTGATCGTGGCCGGCGGCCTGATGACACGCGCCGACGTGCAGGCTGCACTGGACGCCGGGGCCAGCCTCGCGCAGTGCGGCACCGCCTTCCTGCGGGCCGCCGAGGCAGGCACCTCCGCGCCCTACCGCGCGGCGCTCGCGGCGGGCACGGCCCCCACCGGCCTGACCCTCAGCTTCAGCGGGCGGCCGGCGCGGGGACTGGTCAACGCGCTCGGCGAGGCGGTCCACTCGCCCCTGCCCTACCCCTACCAGAACGCCCTGACCCGTGAGCTGCGCGCCGCCGGAGCCCACGCGGGACAGGCCGACGTGCTCAGTCTCTGGGCGGGCGAGGGCTACCGCCTGGGCCGGGAGGACAGCGCGGCCGGCATCCTGGATACCCTGTGGCCGCGCTGA
- a CDS encoding GNAT family N-acetyltransferase gives MAALTLRPLRSGDEVTAARWGQNRDFCLANGWTPGLSERVLCRHWLGVMAGVGPGFLRLGIEEEGRLIGYTDLADLTRLSGEFGIALGEPATWGQGRGTRAGRLMLAHAFGPLGLREVRAEVHAPNTRSHALLRRLGFVRAGEGEPEPYRGERVAVLRYRLTRDSFIP, from the coding sequence GTGGCCGCGCTGACCCTGCGTCCCCTGCGCTCCGGCGACGAGGTGACGGCCGCGCGCTGGGGCCAGAACCGCGACTTCTGCCTGGCGAACGGCTGGACCCCCGGCCTGAGCGAGCGGGTGCTATGCCGCCACTGGCTGGGGGTCATGGCAGGCGTGGGGCCGGGCTTCCTGCGCCTAGGCATCGAGGAGGAAGGCCGGCTCATCGGGTACACGGACCTCGCGGACCTCACGCGCCTCTCCGGCGAGTTTGGGATTGCGCTCGGCGAGCCCGCCACCTGGGGCCAGGGCCGGGGCACGCGCGCCGGGCGGCTCATGCTCGCGCACGCGTTCGGGCCGCTGGGACTGCGCGAGGTCCGGGCCGAGGTCCACGCGCCCAACACCCGTTCGCACGCCCTCCTGCGCCGCCTGGGTTTCGTGCGCGCCGGTGAGGGCGAGCCGGAACCGTACCGGGGCGAAAGGGTCGCGGTGCTGCGCTACCGGCTGACCCGCGACTCTTTCATTCCCTGA